Within Lytechinus pictus isolate F3 Inbred chromosome 7, Lp3.0, whole genome shotgun sequence, the genomic segment aaattaagaaagcaGTCTAGTATAGTCTTTAGTCTACATTATCAATATTGATAAACTATTTGTAAACTACATTGTCTCCATACCTTTGCCTCATGTTTCATCAGTTATTTCACTCAAAACAGTTTGTGAAACTATATGAAGATAACCAGTCAGTTGATACACATATCTTCAGGTACATGACTCGGCATGATTATCAATGCAATACAGCAGGTTATTTTCTTGTGTTCatgttattttgatttctttgtATTATTGTTTACTTGACCTGACCTCTAGaaccatacatgtagttatacaATGGAAATATTGTCCTATTTTATTTGAGGTAGAGTGCTGGTGTGTTGTTATCATTCTATGTGGCATGTCACTCAAGGTTATAGATTCATTCATAACCTTACCTTAAAGTCGTATGGTAACTTCTTTATTTAAACAAACTAACCCCTGGTTCTGTTCGTCATTTTCCCTTATCAATTTCAAAACAATGTAATCAGAAATTgtgtaatattttcaaaatgataatacaCTAGTTAACTTATGATTACTCTTATCCAATATCCATCATATAAATTTTTCAATGTACatattgatatattattattactttagcTGTAGCCAGTCTGTAGGCAGTCTGTCTGGTTATATTTGTATGAAATACAGATGAATGTACTCAAGTCAAATCTATTGGAACCACAAATATCTGTTCAAATTTAATGGGCGAAATTTGACTAAGAAGATAAATACGTGTTATGCATATTTTGGTCCAATATTGTGTTGACTCGTCTAATGAAACTTGGAAGGTGAATTAGTATGTATTGTATACTCACTAACTGTAAGACGTTTTCAAACACAATTTGATGATATATTGTTTTACTTGTTATTCCTAACAATTGCTATAAACAGTgtttcatatttgcaaaaaaAGATTGACAAGAGTGGCAAACAAAATCTAAcaattgttttctttcattcctGTCTCCCTCTATAGATGTATCACAGCCCAAGCAAGGTGAAAACCAAGAAGCGTGGTCTACCACCCCATGTCCTCTATGTATTGGCTTCAGCCCTCTGTCTTGGGCTCCTAGTTATCATGTGGAATGTATACCAGCTTAAGATGATGCAGGAGGCCCACTTCAATGGGCATGGCCCGTACCCAGGTGCCCAGGCTCAGGTTGCAGAGGCATCGGCAGGAAGTGTGGATAGTTACAGAAGACCTGTGGTGTGGATACATGCAAAACATGTGGGtggattattcatatttttcttgaagtttctttttgatgtttttttttttgtgtgtaatacCCATTTGCACCATGTACCAGAGAGGTTTCATGTggatatgtttttatttaacaTTAATGTCTTGGGTGTGAATAATCTCTGTACAATACTCTTGTGGTCAAGAAGCATCGTTTTTGTTGAATTGAGGTAAATGTAGAGAAAAGTCACTAAGTTAAACATGATATCTTGAAAATAtttgagtacatgtacattgtgatATGATCAAAATATACATCTTGTACACACTTTTTaagataatttttatctaagatttatttttttggaaCAGAGTGGTTTAAAGATTTGGTAacaatcaatttgaaaattctgTATGGCATATACGATTagaatagtaatgataataattataattattctgTGTTTATACTGTGGACATATCTGACAAATGCACACTAGGTgcacaaaacaattttgaacaaGAACAGTTGTCAGGGcaaaagtgattaaaaaataaagataagtacTGCAAAGAGATCAATTATTGTGATAGGGATATGTTTCTTGATTTCTTCATGAAAAATGTCTAAGTTATTCTGAAAGAATAGTGTTGATTGTGGAGAGGTTGTTCTAAGTTTACACAGATCTGATATTTGGGTGTGAaaatctgggttttttttctctctaaaatgATATATGACTTTCatgttatcttttttattaggtGAATTCTGGATACTTGAAGCATGTGATGTCTGTATTTGAGAGGGCAGGCTATATCCGTGGTGATGCACAGTCTAGTTGGGATGTTCTCTGGGCCCATgactaccctttcaaagaaCTCGCTGCTGTTATGGCAAGCCTTAAGCCCTATCAGAAGGTTTGTTTTAATTTACACAGTAGCATATACAGGGAAAAAAAGTGCCAGGGCAaacactgaaattgtcagccTTGTAATTGATGCTGGTTAACTGGTGACTTTATAGGTTTTTGATCATATTAATGTgcaaggttttaaaaaaaactttttgtatAACCTTCTGGCTTATTTGGCTCTTATTCCCTGAAAGTTGTGTGTGGAGCACATGCCTCCCTTTCACACACCGTTCCCCCATGTGCCTCTGCATCTTCATCCTTAAATATAAGTATGAACATTTCAGTGAAAACGACAATTTGCACAATtcagtgtcatgcaaatgagacagtcgatgatgtccttcacttactatttttttgtattttattgtttgaattatacactatttcattttttacatatttgacaataaggaccaacttgaccgcaccatatagtattgaacaatgctaattccacatgttcagggaggaattaatcgttgtctcacttgacaatggggaggaaattagaatatttctaatgcctaaaataaaatacaaaagaaaaagtgagtgtaTGATGTCATCAATCTGCTCAtatgcataccgaccaggatgtgcatataactgttttaggGGGAAAATTACTTCCTATGATAACCGAAAcactctttttctcttttttttgcaatacatgtacattatatcagTTGTTTTTATTGGACataattattatcttattttgttttggttttttcTTACCTAAAGCGAACAATATTCATTTCACTCATTCTAGGTCAACCATTTTCCAGGAACTGGGTTCATTACCAATAAAGTTTATCTGGCGACATCTGATATTGCATACATTCCAAAGGCCTTCCAAATGCCAGGCCAGAGAGATGCATTCCTTGTAGAGGTACGTATATGGTGTCATATATAAtcccttttttatatttaattgtaTTTGATGAACTTACCTGTATTAAattcttaattttattttacactgtattttttttcaactaatgcttttttttattcctgtaatatgaatgaaaattgaGCAGTTAGACTTGAGAGTATTTGATATAATTGCTACTATGTGTATCATATTGAGTGTCTTTCATATtaatatttaacattttatattttactttcaatCTCTCTTCATACTAAAGACTAAACAAAATCCAGACACACTGTGGGTCCAGAAGAGCAGTTCACATAGAGGAATCAAAGTCAAATCCATTGCAGGTTAGTGTGAACAGTCCTGtttagaatttttttataatgctACAGACACACGATGAAGCTgataccaggggcccgttgcagaaagagtgcgcaacttgattttcagccaatgaaccacccgtattcgggacttgcacttgatattttgacttgcatttaaacgcaactctttctgcaacaggccccagaccAATCAAAGCTATTGTATATCAAATTTAATATCATTGGTCAGAACTTTGGATtccatttcattgatatgactGTATCAAAATGCTATACTGTATCCCATTTAGATAACGGAACTGGAGAGTAATCAGATGATGTTTGAACTTGTTCAATAATGTTTGTGTgccaacaaaattattttcatgtttgttttcattattaactATCGGATCAGGTTGATTTATAACTTTTAATATAGATATTATGGGAAGAGGGTAGAAAATGATGGGATAATTAAAACGTTAATATTATAGAGGAAGGAAGAACTGCTTTGGGACATTTTATTATTCTTGAAGGTCAAAAGGAACTGAACCACCTCTTGTAAACCTGAGGTATTTGCGCATTCGGGCCATAGCAGTGTTAAAGACCTAGTATGTTTAGAAAATTAAAGCAGTCCattcctttcatttttctttcatattccataattcatacaaaaatgttCCTGTCATGTAATATCTTTTGATCAGTAATAGTAGGTTGaaaattttacagatttttacaacttttgatGGCAAGTCAACTAACAGTCATTTGGTAAATGTGCCCacagataataatatttttcttgaaaaaagcAATACAGATTGCAGCAAAATTATTACTTTTCCCAGGATTTACTTCACCTTTTAAGCCAGTGATGAAATCATAACATTGCCTGCTTGAACTACATTGCCCCTAGTACAAGGCATATCGGgattacagaattcagtaaGACTCAATTTTTAAACAGTCAAATGACAAGATTACTCGGCATTATTTAATACATGTGTGTCTTGCCAAATTCCAAaactgttttcttttattttttaaaactagaCCTAGACCTCTATGCTGCAAACACATTTATCCAGCAATATATATCCAAACCTTACCTGATTGATGGGAAGAAATTTGACCTTGGCTTCTACGTCACTCTGACCTCTGTTGACCCGTTACGAGTCTATGTGCTCCATGACGAGATGCTTGTACGTTTCTGTGCTAAGGAATACAACCCCATTGACTTTGGAGATGTCAATAAGTATGTCGTCGGTGATGATTACACTCCAGTTTGGAAGGTAAAAAGCTCTTTTAATGTAGAGGAAATAAGTGGAAGATAGTTAATttgtcagtcagtcagtcattTTATTGATCATTTGAAACAAGAAGATAAACAGAAAAACATGaatacaaaatgataaatgtaatATAGTCTCAAATCAATACAAGTTACAGGTTCCATTCATATTTATGGTGAGGAACCCAGAGAAGCAATATTCCATATAATCGGGGCCCTACAAATGATGTATTCAATTCTGCGTAAGCTAGTGAGGGGATGAGACACTAAATTGTTTAGTACCATATTTTTGGTTCATCAAATATGTCACACTGGGCTGTAAAATGACATTCCACTCTTCAACAAGGTCTGTTAAATGTGTTGAGGTTAGGCACACAGATCGCATCATTAAAAGAAGAATAATGAAGCTTTCCAAtgaaattgtttgttttttatttggaaaCATAAAAGACATTATACTTCAAACTTGAGTTGCAGTAAATGATTTTGGGGGTAATAGGGTATAATcaataaaatgaatcaaaataaaGTGTGTGGTGGTAATTCAGGttaatattcataatcatatCCATGTAATACAAAAGATTTTCACTTTCAATGTTTTGCTATGAAATTGCTCTTCatgtttgtatatttctttgCTAGATGCCATCACTTCAGAAGTATTATCAAGAATATAATTACAACTTTATGGAAACAATGAATGGATACTGGAGATCAAAAGGTAATATATATACACCAACCTCTCTTCATTGCCTCTCTGGCTAAGATGTGTTCTATTGGTTATAAAACAACTTCTATAGTTGTGATATTTGCAAGAATCAAGAAAAGATTGTTGTAGTTCTGCAAAGGAAAGCCAATTTCTCCTAATATGTTAGATTTCTAGATTATTGGAAGTTTTTCTTTATCAAGTGAATGATCATAGGATTGCTCCTAAAAGGAATAATTTACATAAAACGAAGAAGAATAGGTCCTGTAATAGGGGCGGTCTCATTGCTCCGATTGCCTTCTGGATCTACGTTTATAGTACAGACCTAAATATGGggaatattttttctatcctATTTCTGAGTTTAATCATCCACAATCTGCAGTTAGAAAGGTATTGAGTGTGCAGTCCTGGAATTAAGCGAAGGCACCTTGCCAAAGTCCTTGTCATGTTATTTATAGCAGGAATCCTGCTCATTTTCTGTCACTGCCGCAATTCCAatagttttttatttgtttgttgatatggaaggattaaaggaaaccaaaacccaagaagagaagcaatcttattggaaagagtaaaatgagaggaactatttaaaacaagtttcatcaaaatcagttatgaaataagaaagttatggacgtttaaaaagtcttgttgtactatcaatgggatcctcaaattggcaaacgtgcttcaaaatgactgattttgtggacaactctccatttgttttgtatacaaattttcaggttttcccctttattttacatatttcacattatc encodes:
- the LOC129264827 gene encoding probable tubulin polyglutamylase ttll-15 yields the protein MYHSPSKVKTKKRGLPPHVLYVLASALCLGLLVIMWNVYQLKMMQEAHFNGHGPYPGAQAQVAEASAGSVDSYRRPVVWIHAKHVNSGYLKHVMSVFERAGYIRGDAQSSWDVLWAHDYPFKELAAVMASLKPYQKVNHFPGTGFITNKVYLATSDIAYIPKAFQMPGQRDAFLVETKQNPDTLWVQKSSSHRGIKVKSIADLDLYAANTFIQQYISKPYLIDGKKFDLGFYVTLTSVDPLRVYVLHDEMLVRFCAKEYNPIDFGDVNKYVVGDDYTPVWKMPSLQKYYQEYNYNFMETMNGYWRSKGEDPDKVYRQIYEAIRGVFVSKYPQLLSAIQRHENKHVFFELMRFDFVLDEELNVFLMEVNMSPNLSSAHFTENIHLYERVVYNVLSVNGVARNVPSSLKNSDSRERGMQVSTKEILVKPDLCSSEKCFTCEKEECRICYKCLSPPQRLMLQDAFLEHNNRQSMRRVYPVAVAQDHAKYYDITSDGSLHENDQIMREWFIAKCAQDLSFCQ